A genome region from Anolis carolinensis isolate JA03-04 chromosome 6, rAnoCar3.1.pri, whole genome shotgun sequence includes the following:
- the ypel3 gene encoding protein yippee-like 3 yields MVRLSKPKTFQAYLDNCHRRYSCVHCRAHLANHDDLISKSFQGSQGRAYLFNSVVNVGCGPAEERVLLTGLHAVADIYCENCKTTLGWKYEQAFETSQKYKEGKYIIELNHMIKDNGWD; encoded by the exons ATGGTGAGGCTGTCCAAACCCAAAACCTTCCAAGCCTATCTGGACAACTGCCACCGACGCTACAGCTGTGTGCACTGCAGGGCCCACCTGGCCAACCACGACGATCTCATCTCCAAG TCTTTTCAAGGAAGTCAAGGCCGGGCATATTTATTCAACTCTGT AGTGAATGTTGGATGCGGCCCAGCAGAAGAACGGGTTCTGCTGACAGGTCTCCATGCTGTGGCCGATATATACTGTGAAAACTGCAAGACCACGCTGGGATGGAAATAC GAGCAAGCTTTTGAGACCAGCCAGAAATACAAGGAGGGAAAATACATCATTGAACTCAACCACATGATCAAGGATAATGGCTGGGATTGA